Genomic window (Blastocatellia bacterium):
TCCCGCTGGCGATTCTGGCGGGCAACGTCTTGCCGGGCTTTAACACCGTCACGCCGACGACGGTTCACCTGGTGTCGCTGTCGTACTTAAAAATTCTGTCGGCGCAGAAAGTCAATGAAGCGCGCTTCGGTTACAACCGCTTCGACGAAGGCTTCTTTCCTGAAGACAGCGATTTTGATCCCAGCTCGATTGGCTTGAACACAGGCATCAGCGGCCAGCAGGATTTCGGCCTGCCGTTCATTCGCATCCGCAACGACCCTGTCTTCGGCTCGTCGCTGGCGTCGCTGGGCGCGACGCTCTCGGTGCCGCGCGCCCGCGTCGACACCAACTGGCATTTCATCGATAACCTGTCGTGGAAGCTCACACGCCATGACTTAAAGATGGGCTACGAATTCCGCCGCACCTTCGTGGATGCGTTCTTTGACGCGGGCTATCGCGGGCGGCTGGACTTCGCCTCGCTCGAAGATTTTCTTTCAGGCACCTTGAGCGGCGGGCGCGCGGCGCGCGGCGATTCGCGGCGCAAGACATTTCAGAACTCGCACGCCGGTTACTTGCAAGACACCTTCCGCTGGAGCAAGCGGCTGACGCTCAATCTCGGACTGCGCTATGACTATTTTGGCGTCATCGGCGAGAAGGACAATCTGTTGAGCAACTTTGATCCCCAACGCGGGCTGGTGCAGGTCGGAAGCCCCGGGCTTGATCAATTGTACGAGCGCGACCTGAACAACTTCTCGCCGCGCATCGGCCTGGCCTGGGACGTCAGCGGCAAAGGCCGGACGGTGGTGCGCGCCGGTTGGGGATTGTTCTACGACGCGTATTCGCAGGACTTCTTCGTCGGCCAGTTGCCGTTCAATACGTTCAACCCCGGCCCGGCTTATAATCCCGTCGGCCCGTCGCCGATCCTCTTCTCGTTTTCGACCGTGGATGTGATTCAGCCGGGGGTGCCGATCTTTACCGATTTTCTGGATTCGGATGTCTTCGCCGTTGACCGCCACATTCGCACGCCGTACGTGCAGAACTACAACTTGAACATTCAGCAAGAGCTGTTCAAGAACGTCGTCTTCGAGGTCGGCTACGTCGGCTCGGCGGGCGCCAAGCTCTTCCGCTATCGCGACATCAATCAGCCGGTGAACCCGCGGGTTTCGACGGCGCGGCCATTCGATAATGGGCCGTTCGCGCCGTCGGGCGGCACCTTCTTTTATGTCAACCACCTGGAAACGACGGCGAACTCGAACTACAACGCGCTGCAAACCAGTCTCTCGCTGCGCGACCGTCACGGATTTTCGACGCAAGTCATCTATACCTGGTCGCATTCGATAGACAACGCCTCGGACGGCCAGGACTATGTCGCCAATGCCACACAGCCGGACAACAGCTTTCGCACAGACCAGGAGCGCGGCAACTCGAACTTCGACGTGCGCCACCGCTTCACCTGGACGTGGAGCTATCAAATACCGGGCTGGTGGAAGAAGCATCCTAGAGTCGGCGACGGCTGGCAGGTGAATGGCATCGTCACAGTGCGCAGCGGCAGTCCGTTTCATGTGAATTTGTTCGACGACTACAACGGCACCGGCGAATTCTTTCCGCGCCCAGACCTGGTTGGCGACCCGTACGCCGGCACGCACGCGCCGGACAATTTCCTGAACCTCGCGGCGTTCAAGGTGCCTTGCACGCTCGACCCGACGGGCGACGGCAGCGCCGGCTCGTGCATACCGGGCACGCAGCACTTTGGTAGCTTAGGTCGCAATTCGCTCAAGGGGCCGGGCTACAGCAATTTCGACTTTTCGATCTTCAAGACGACGCCGATCAGCGAACGGGTCAAGGTGCAGCTGCGCGCGGAAATCTTCAACGTCTTCAATCACCCGAATTTCTCGTCGCCGCTGCTGCCGGGCTTTTCCGCCGATGCCAGCTTCAATGGCATAGACCCTGTGACCGGGCGCGGCATCGGCTTCCTGCCGATCACGGTGACGCCCGACGTTGGCATTGGCAACCCGTTCTTAGGCGGCGGCGGCCCGCGCAACATTCAGCTTGCATTCAAGCTGACGTTCTGATGAAATTCGCACAGGCTCAGTGGAAGGAATCAAGTACCCGCAATCTGAAAGGAGACTGCAACAATGAAACGAGCAATGATCTATTTGAGTATGGCGCTGATGCTGATCGGCGCGGCGGTGGCGGCCAGTGCTGCACCGAGCGACAAAGAGGTGACGCTCAAGGGCGAGATCATCGATCAGCCATGCTATGACAAGGGCGGCAAGAAGGGCGAAGCGCACAAGGCTTGCGCCCTGTCGTGCGCCAAGCGCGGCAATCAGATGGCGATTCTCGAAGACGGCACCAGCACCGTTTATTCGATTGAAGGCGACTACGCCGAGAACAAGAATGAAAAGCTCATTCCTTACGTCGCCGAGAGCGTCGAGGTCAAAGGCACGGTGAGCGAAAAAGACGGCAAGAAGTATCTGACCATCACTTCGATCAAGAAGGCCGACACCAAATAACTCCCCACTCTACGGAGGCCGCGCGCCAATGTGCGGCCTCCGCCATCCCCCTCGTCATTCACTGGAACTAAAAGGAACCTCACACGACGGCGCGCGTTTCGTAGCCTGTAGCGCGTTGTGTCGGCAAATCGCGACGATTCACCTCGCACACCACAGCGGAGGGCCTTATGCCTATCAAGCTCCTGGCGTTGATGCTCGTGTTGTCTCTTGCCGGTTCCGCATTCGCCAATCCCAACAAAACCGATTTGTCGGCGCTCGCCCGGCAAGCGGTGTCTGAAAATGCCGGCGAAGCCGCGACCGCTATTCATGCCTTGCGCGGCCAGGGGGCCGCGGGGCTCGAAGCGTTCCTGGCGGCGCACGCCGAGGCCATCCAGGCCCGCCGACTGGAGATCGCTTCGCCGCATGCGCCAGCGGCCAGCCCGTCCTGGCGGCGCGTCAGCGAAGCGATGGACGCGATTGCGGGCCAGAAAGACAGTTTCGCGGCGGCGCTCTACTGGCACACAGACTTCGAGCAAGCCCGCGCGGCGGCGCAACAGAGCGGCAAGCCGATCCTGTCGCTGCGCTTGCTTGGCCGCCTCGACGAAGACCTCAGTTGCGCCAACAGCCGCTTCTTCCGCCTGACGCTTTACGCCAATCAAGAAATCTCGCGCCTGCTCCGTGAGAGGTATATCTTACACTGGCAGTCGGTGCGGCCGGCGCCGCGGGTGACAATTGATTTCGGCGATGGCCGGCGGCTTGAGCGCACGCTGACCGGCAACAGCATCCATTACGTGCTCGATAGCCGGGGCCGCGTGGTTGACGCGTTGCCGGGGCTCTATGGCCCGCAGGCTTTTCTGCAAGAGTTGATCCGCGCGGCGAACGTTGCCGATCAGGCCGGGCAGGCGGCGACGGCTGAGGCGCGCGCCGCCTTGCTGCGCGACTACCACACCGCCCGCTTGCAGGAGCTTGCCGTGATGTGGCCGCTCGACCTGGCGCGGGCCGGTGTCAAGCTGGCCGCGCCGCAAACGGCAGCACCGGCGAGCGCCGAGCCGGCCCGCCCGCCGCGCGCCGAAGTCGCCGCCCGCGCCGCCATGACCAAGATGGTCGTCGCCGAACGGCCCATCCTGCGCGGCATCTCGACCGCGCCGCGCCTGCTCGACGCGCAGCCCGAAGACGCCGGCTGGGCGCGCATCGCCGCCCGGCACGCCGAGGAAGCGAGGCTCGATGCCGCAAGCCGCGCGCTGGTTCGCAGCAAGAACCTTTCACGCTTCGCCGACGATGGCGAATGGCAGCGCACCCTGGCGGCGCTTGAGCGAGCTATCGCGATAGACACGGTGCGTAATGAATATCTCTTTCGCCGCACGTTGCACGAATGGCTGGTGGATACGGCGGCGGCAGACGACCTGGCGGCCTTGAACGAGCGGGTTTATGCGACGTTGTTTTTGACGCCCTCGTCGGATCAATGGCTCGGGCTGTTCCCCGGCGACAGCTTCACCGGCATCGAGGATGACGGCATAAAGAATTAAGACACGCGGCGGCGCGTCGTGACTACTGAGCGAGTTCGGCGACGGCGCGCACCGCATCGAGGCTCGACGCGCCGCAGATCAATGTCTTGACGCCGGCCTCGCGCCACATCGCCAGTTGATCTTTGATGCGCTCGCGCGGCCCGCAGAGCGCGACTTCGTCAACCAGTTCGTCCGGCACTGCGGCAACGGCTTCATGCTTCTTGCCGCTCAGATACAAATCCTGAATGCGCGCCGCCGCATCTTCGTAACCGTAACGCCGCGCCAGGTCGTTATAGAAATTCTTACCGCGCGCTCCCATGCCGCCGACGTAGAGCGCCAGGTGCGGCTTGATCTGCTGCCGGCAAGCATTCACATCATCGCCCATCACCACAGAGACCGTCGGCGCGATGTCGAGATCATCAAGCGTCTTGCCATCGGTGCGCCGCGCCAGCCCTTCTTCGAGCGAGGCGCGAAAGACCTCCATGCGCTTCGGCGAGAAGAAGACCGGCAGCCAGCCATCGGCAATCTCTGCCGCGAGCGCGACATTCTTTGGGCCAATCGCCGCCAGGTAGATGGGAATGTTCGGGCGCAAGGGGTGGACGATCAGCTTGAGCGGCTTGCCCAGGCCGGTGCCGCCGCTGACTGGGATGTCATAGTACTCGCCGTGGTGTTCGAGCGGTCGCTCGCGCTTCAAGATCGTTCGCACAATGCTGACGTATTCGCGCGTTCGCGTCAGTAGTTTTCCATAGACGACGCCGTGCCAGCCTTCGACGACCTGTGGCCCGGAGACGCCGAGTCCTAACAGAAAACGGCCTCCGGTCAACAGGTCAACCGTCGCGGCGGTCATCGCCGCCATCGCCGGCGTGCGCGCAGGTATCTGCATGATGGCCGTGCCGACGCGGATGCGTTCGGTGCGCGCCGCCAGCCACACGAGCGGCGATATGGCGTCCGATCCCCACGCCTCCGCCGTCCACAGCGAATCGTAACCGAGCCGCTCGGCTTCTTGCGCGAGTTGAATGTTATCGGCGGGGCCTGCGCCCCAGTAGCCGAAGTTGAGTCCCAGTCGCATATGCTCTCCGAAGCAAAGCGCGGGACAGCCAGGCCCCGCGCTTTCGTCTTGTGCAGTAGATTACTTTTAGTCGGCTTGCGCCGCCTGCTCGGCCTTGCGGTCATTGAACGTCAGCGCAAAGAAGAGCGCCACAGCGGCGGCAAAGACCGCCGGTATCCACCAGATGGCTTTCCAGTCATAAACCGGTCGGCCCGCCGTGGTTTTCGTAAACGCTTCGACGAGGTAGCCCGCGATCACCGTGCCGAGTCCGAGGCCGACGCCATACGTTACCAGCGTGATGAATCCCTGCGCGCTGGCGCGGACGTCGCGCGACGCCTTCTTGTCTACGTAAATCTGGCCGGTGACAAAGAAGAAATCGTAACAGACGCCGTGCAGCAGGATGCCGGCATAGAGCATCCATTCGAGCGAGCCGAGGTTGCCGGTCGCGAAGAAGGCGTAGCGCACCACCCACGCCAGCATGCCGACCAGCAGCATCTTCTTGACGCCGAGCCGCGCAAAGAAGACCGGCATCAAAATCATGAAGCCGACTTCAGACATCTGCCCGAGGCTCTGCTTGGCGGCGACTCCCTGCATGCCCAGGTCGTTCAGGTAGAGGTTGGTGAAGCTGTAATAGAAGGCGAGCGGGATCGAAATCAGCAGCGAGCAGAGGACGAAGATGAAGAACGACTTCTGCTTCATCAGCCGCAGCGCCTTCAAGCCGAGGACTTCGCCGGCGCTGATCTTCTTGCCGGCGTTCTGCGGCGGCGTGCTCGGCAGCGTGAACGAGTAGAGCCCTAAAATGATCGAGGCGATTGCCGCCATCTTCAACGGCACGGCGGTTCGCTCGACGCCGTCGCCATACGACTTCGTGAGGATGAAGGAGATGACCAGGCCGGCGACGATCCAGCCGATGGTGCCCCAGACGCGCACTTTGGGGAACTGTTGCTCCGGCGTCTCCATCTGCCTGAACGAGATGGCGTTGACCAGCGCCAGCGTCGGCATGTAAGTCAGGTTATACAGCAGCAAGCCGAAGAGCAGCGGCCCGAACGTCGTCAATCCGGCAGACCAGAACATCAAGCCGCCGCCGATCAAGTGCAGCAGGCCCATTAGCTTCTGCGAGGCGAAATAGCGGTCGGCGATCATGCCGACGAAAAACGGCGAGATGATGGCGGCGATGTTGTTCATCAAGTAGGTGTAGCCGATCTGGCTGCCGCTGAAGCGCAACTCTTCGCCGAGATGTGTGCCCAGCGTCACGAACCACGCGCCCCAGACAAAGAACTCCAAAAACATCATCACGCTCAACCGCAAGTAGGTTTTTGTGTCCATGCTCTCTCCTCAGAGAGTGACAAGTGACAAGTGACAAGAGGGCCGCGCCTGCTGAATGCGTTCCGGGTAAACGGAACGACATCGTCTTGTCACTTGTCACTTGTCACTTGTCACTCACAGATTGCCTTTCT
Coding sequences:
- a CDS encoding TonB-dependent receptor produces the protein MALVCALLAAAAPHAFAQTFRGTILGTVTDPQGAVVTGATITARNLATGVERTTVTDDAGNFSIPELPIGSYEVKVQASGFQAYAVTDVQVAVASERRVDAQLSVGGSETVNITANAVQVETTSNTLGGTISGRDVVDLPINGRDFTKFLVLAPGATGDPSGATDSPGSFGLFSANGNRGRSNNYLLDGTDMNDGYRNLPAINEAGVFGTPATILPVEAIAEAAVLSNFEAEYGRNSGAIVNLVTKSGTNDIHGSAFEFLRDNKFDARNFYNTRPNPQTEFTNHQFGFAAGGPFVRNRTFWFTAYEGQREDVGLNSVARVPDPREIAALGGATNPVIAKLLQRNPWPTPNNPVPLFDPSPNLFVTAPATNNVNSFIAKLDHSFNEQNQLTGRYYFGTSDQSFPLAILAGNVLPGFNTVTPTTVHLVSLSYLKILSAQKVNEARFGYNRFDEGFFPEDSDFDPSSIGLNTGISGQQDFGLPFIRIRNDPVFGSSLASLGATLSVPRARVDTNWHFIDNLSWKLTRHDLKMGYEFRRTFVDAFFDAGYRGRLDFASLEDFLSGTLSGGRAARGDSRRKTFQNSHAGYLQDTFRWSKRLTLNLGLRYDYFGVIGEKDNLLSNFDPQRGLVQVGSPGLDQLYERDLNNFSPRIGLAWDVSGKGRTVVRAGWGLFYDAYSQDFFVGQLPFNTFNPGPAYNPVGPSPILFSFSTVDVIQPGVPIFTDFLDSDVFAVDRHIRTPYVQNYNLNIQQELFKNVVFEVGYVGSAGAKLFRYRDINQPVNPRVSTARPFDNGPFAPSGGTFFYVNHLETTANSNYNALQTSLSLRDRHGFSTQVIYTWSHSIDNASDGQDYVANATQPDNSFRTDQERGNSNFDVRHRFTWTWSYQIPGWWKKHPRVGDGWQVNGIVTVRSGSPFHVNLFDDYNGTGEFFPRPDLVGDPYAGTHAPDNFLNLAAFKVPCTLDPTGDGSAGSCIPGTQHFGSLGRNSLKGPGYSNFDFSIFKTTPISERVKVQLRAEIFNVFNHPNFSSPLLPGFSADASFNGIDPVTGRGIGFLPITVTPDVGIGNPFLGGGGPRNIQLAFKLTF
- a CDS encoding LLM class F420-dependent oxidoreductase, with the translated sequence MRLGLNFGYWGAGPADNIQLAQEAERLGYDSLWTAEAWGSDAISPLVWLAARTERIRVGTAIMQIPARTPAMAAMTAATVDLLTGGRFLLGLGVSGPQVVEGWHGVVYGKLLTRTREYVSIVRTILKRERPLEHHGEYYDIPVSGGTGLGKPLKLIVHPLRPNIPIYLAAIGPKNVALAAEIADGWLPVFFSPKRMEVFRASLEEGLARRTDGKTLDDLDIAPTVSVVMGDDVNACRQQIKPHLALYVGGMGARGKNFYNDLARRYGYEDAAARIQDLYLSGKKHEAVAAVPDELVDEVALCGPRERIKDQLAMWREAGVKTLICGASSLDAVRAVAELAQ
- a CDS encoding nucleoside permease — translated: MDTKTYLRLSVMMFLEFFVWGAWFVTLGTHLGEELRFSGSQIGYTYLMNNIAAIISPFFVGMIADRYFASQKLMGLLHLIGGGLMFWSAGLTTFGPLLFGLLLYNLTYMPTLALVNAISFRQMETPEQQFPKVRVWGTIGWIVAGLVISFILTKSYGDGVERTAVPLKMAAIASIILGLYSFTLPSTPPQNAGKKISAGEVLGLKALRLMKQKSFFIFVLCSLLISIPLAFYYSFTNLYLNDLGMQGVAAKQSLGQMSEVGFMILMPVFFARLGVKKMLLVGMLAWVVRYAFFATGNLGSLEWMLYAGILLHGVCYDFFFVTGQIYVDKKASRDVRASAQGFITLVTYGVGLGLGTVIAGYLVEAFTKTTAGRPVYDWKAIWWIPAVFAAAVALFFALTFNDRKAEQAAQAD